GCTCCACTTCCGCGTTCGCCATCCACCAGGCGGGGATGGGCGTGGAGACCGGGATGTTCGGAAACTCCTGGGTCCTTCTGGCCGACCGGTGCTCCAACGGGCCGCACGCGACCTGGCCCAACCCCAGCGGTCCCGGCGGGCAGGTGATCGCCGAGGACTGGGTGATGGACAACTTCGGCAAGGACCCGTGGGCCGGCGGCGCGATGATCCAGACCGCCGAGAACGTGAGCAAGGAGCACGGCGTGACCCGCGAGCAGTGCGACGCGGTCACCCTGCGGCGGCAGGAGCAGTACCAGGCGGCGCTGGCCGACGGCCGCGCGTTCCAGAAGCGGTACATGTTCCCGGTCGAGGTGGCGCTCTCGAAGAAGAAGACGGTCACCGTGGAAGCGGACGAGGGGGTCTTCCCGAGCACGAA
This genomic stretch from Deltaproteobacteria bacterium harbors:
- a CDS encoding thiolase family protein produces the protein MLTKAYIPYRGYYSTPFVRWQGTLANENSIVLGAATSKRFFESKKWDPKAIEYVIVGSTVYQKQWFYSGPWAAGMMGAAGVPGVLVSQACSTSAFAIHQAGMGVETGMFGNSWVLLADRCSNGPHATWPNPSGPGGQVIAEDWVMDNFGKDPWAGGAMIQTAENVSKEHGVTREQCDAVTLRRQEQYQAALADGRAFQKRYMFPVEVALSKKKTVTVEADEGVFPST